One Microcebus murinus isolate Inina chromosome 7, M.murinus_Inina_mat1.0, whole genome shotgun sequence genomic region harbors:
- the ZNF706 gene encoding zinc finger protein 706 produces the protein MARGQQKIQSQQKNAKKQAGQKKKQGHDQKAAAKAALIYTCTVCRTQMPDPKTFKQHFESKHPKTPLPPELADVQA, from the exons ATGGCTCGTGGACAGCAGAAGATCCAGTCTCAGCAGAAAAATGCCAAAAAGCAAGCTggacaaaagaagaaacaaggacATGATCAAAAGGCTGCTGCCAAAGCTGCCTTAATATATACCTGCACTGTTTGTAGG acacAAATGCCAGACCCTAAGACCTTCAAGCAGCACTTTGAGAGCAAGCATCCTAAGACTCCACTTCCTCCAGAACTGGCTGATGTTCAGGCATAA